In Kaistella sp. 97-N-M2, the sequence GGTGTAATTGCAAAAACCATGAATAATACGGTACCTAAAAGAAATGACTTAGTAAGAATCGAACGATATCCGGATCTTAAATCAAATGCTCCGTAAGCTTTGTTTCTATTTTCAAATACAATCTCGTCCAAAGTAGGATTTGATTTGTAAGTGTTATCATCTGCCATTATTCTTTCTTTTAATAATTAAAAGTTGCTATTAGTTAGTAGGCGTTGCTGGTGCAGCACCAGAACCTCCTACTTTTTTCTCATAAATTGCTAATTCCCATGGCTTAACTTCTGTAATACCATAAATTTCATTTTTGGTAATTGCCATTTCATCTAACATATCTACGAAATTTTTATATACAGCATCATCCGTAGGCTTAATGATCACCGTAAATTTGGTTTGATCTTTTGCTTTGGCTTTTGCCTGCTCAATTACTTTTGTAATTCCATTTCTATCAAAAGTTGTTTCCTGTAAGGTCTGATCATTCAATCCTGCTTGGTCTAACTGATGATAAAAAATTCTATTGTCTTTCCCTATAATTAATGATATAGAGTTTGATAAATCAATTTCTGTTTTCGGATCTACTTGCTTGTCTTTCGGTTTTGCCGGAAGTCCTAAATCCATCACATTTGGTTTGTTAAAAGTGGTCACTAACATAAAGAAAGTGATCAAAAGAAACGCCAAATCAACCATAGGTGTTAAATCTACGTGGGGCACCTGTTTTTTGGAGCGTACTTTTCCGCCTTTTGCGCCACTGTCTTTTACTTGTACTTCTGCCATTTCTTAATTATTGTGCCGTTTCTTGACTTGTTATTAACCAGAACTTCAAGAAATCAATGTCTCTTAATCCTTCAAATAATGATTTAACTTTAGGATACTTTGTTTGAACGTCACCCTTAATTGCTAATTTGTAATCCGGATTAACGGTTAAACTTTGCTGTACCCAATCAATTAATTCCTTTTTTGTACTGTCCATAGGAATTCCGTTTGGACTTTTATAAGCTTTACGATCTTCATCAGATAGGTCTAAAAATCCTTTCAGTTGATTCATTGGAACCCCGATTGACTGAGCGTTAGAAAAAGCAACTTTCTCTTTATCAGTAAACGTCATTCCATACTTCTTTCCCATTGCATCTAACAAAGCTATTCTTTCGGTTCCATTTTCCACCGGTGTGAAATAAAATTTCCCGTCAGTGGTAGCTAAAATAGTCATTAAACTTCCGTCTGGAAGAAGCTTCTCTGAAATAGAAGATGGCGTGGTTATGGTCTCGATATCCGGTTTAGCAAATTGAGCCGTGAGGATAAAGAATGTAAGGAGTAGAAATGACACATCGGTCATGGCCGTCATATCTACCCTTATATTATGTCTTTTTGGTTTGACTCTCGCCATTGTAAATTATTTTTTATTAAACTTCAGTTTTGTGAAATACATTCTTAATTAAATGATTTCCAATCAAGGGAGAATTCTTAGTGGAATTCTGCAAATGACTGCTGAATTGACATTGCGATTTCGTCAATTTTGAACGTTAATCCGTCAATCTTAGAAGTAAAATAGTTATAAAGAATAATTGCAACAGCAGATGTACCAATACCTAAAGCAGTATTTACTAACGCCTCAGAAATACCAATTGATAATGCAGCAGAATCCGGAGTTCCTCCTCCTGAACCTAATGCGCTAAATGCCTTGATCATCCCGATTACTGTTCCAAGTAGAGCTACCAACGTGGCAACAGTACCTAAAGTGGAAAGAATCATCATATTTTTTTCTAACATTGGCATCTCCAAAGTTGTTGCTTCTTCGATTGATTTGTTTAGAGCAACCATTTTCTGCTCTTTATTCATTGTAGTATCATGCGCCAATGCTTTGTAGGTAGTTAAACCTTCTCTTACCACATTTCCTACTGAACCTTCTTGTCTGTCACATTCTTCAATTGCTTCATCAATTTTATTCTGATTAAGTAATCTTCTTACGTTTAAAACAAAACTATCTACATTTCCTTTTCCGGAAGCTTTCTTTAAAGCTAAAGCTCTTTCAATAGAGAATACGATCACGATGATCATAAATGAAATAAGAATTGGTACAATTGGACCCCCCATGTAAATAACACCCATAAAACCATCTCCCGGATGCAATTCTTTGGTCTCTAAACCGGAAAATGCAACTGATGAAAGACCGTTAAGCCTTGGATCTGCTTTAAAATTCCCTGGATTACCCAAGACAAATAGATAAATTGCAATACCTATCAAGATAAGAATAGGAATAATTAACGCAGGATTCAATCCTCCTACTTTTTTAGCAACTACTTGCTCCTCGTTGTTTGAAACATTCATTTCCATACTAAACTAAATTATAATTGTTATTTTTTTAATTTTTCGATTTGTAAAATAAAGTCAAAATATTTAATCCCACAAGTCTTTCAAAACTATTACTCCTAATTTTTATTAACGTTATGATTCGTTAACATTACAGAATCGGTAAAATATGAAATATATTTTGATGATAATTTCGGCTTTTAAAAACTGCGTTAAAAATTCAGAAATATAATAGACCTATTTTTACGATTACCTACGGATAAAGATTTTTCGACCTCTTCTTTAAAAAACAATATTAATGATTTTTTTCGGGACTATGATTACTTTCCTTGGCGTATTTCCTGCAAGGTGATCGATTACACGCTGGTCCTTCATCGCAATTTCTTCAATTTGGTCTGCCGACAAGTCGGAACTTAAGGCCATTTTAAATTTCATCTTTCCGTTGAAACTTACGGGGTACTGCACCTCATCCTCAACAAGATACTTCGCCTCAAACACCGGGAATTTTTCAAACTCGATGGTGGTTCGATGGCCCAATTCTCTCCACAATTCCTCGGAGATATGAGGCGCATACGGAGAGACTAAAACAGCAAGAGGTTCCAGAATTTTCCTTTTGTTCGTTTTCAGCTTTTGAAATTCATTTACAGCGATCATAAACTGAGAAACGGAGGTATTAAAAGAGAAATTTTCAATATCATAACCTACCTTCTTAATCAAAGTATGTAAGATTTTGTATTCTTCCTTTGTTGGTTCTTCCTCAGAAATATGTAAAGATTCACCGTCATAAAAAAGATTATAGAATTTCTTTAAAAACCCATAAACTCCACTTAAGCCTTGTGTATTCCAGGGTTTACTTTGTTCTAATGGTCCTAAAAACATTTCATACAAACGCAGACAATCTGCTCCATATTCCTCACAAATATCATCCGGATTTACCACATTGTATTTGGACTTCGACATTTTTTCGACCTCTCGTTCGCAAATATACTTTCCGTCTTCTAAAATAAATTCTGCATCAGCATATTCTGAACGCCAACTTTTAAATTTATCCGTGTCCAATTCATCAGAAGTTCCTTTTAATAAAGAGACATCAACGTGGATTTTTTGTAAATCTGAATATTCTAAAGCTTTAATTAAGTCATTTCCATATTTATCAATTAAACTAGAAGGAATTAAATTTTTATATGAATCTACACCTTCTTCCCACTGCTTATAAGAGATGAATATATTTGGCAATTTGAAGTCTCTATATTCATTTAATTCTTTATCAAAGATTCCGGTATTACAAACAGGACGATAAACAAACGCACTCATCCCCAAAATCATCCCCTGATTGATCAGTTTCTTGAAAGGTTCCTCGTGATTGGTTAAGCCCAGATCCTTCAGAAACATATTCCAAAATCTGGAATACAACAAATGTCCCGTTGCATGTTCGCTGCCGCCAATATATAAATCCACCTGACCCCAATAATCCGAAAGACTTTTATCTACGGGAAATTCCGTATTGTGAGGATCCATGTAGCGCAGAAAATACCAGGAGCTTCCGGCCCAGCCGGGCATGGTGGAAAGTTCGAGGGGGAAAACGTTCACATGATCGATCAGATCTGTAGAAACAACTTTTTCGTTGATTATATCCCACGCGAAAGTTTTTGCATTTCCTAACGGCGGATCGCCATCTTCGGTGGGTAGGTATTTTTCCACTTCCGGCAGTTCCAAAGGAAGCGAAGAAAGCGGAAGCGAATACGGCATGCCGTTTTTATAGTAAATCGGAACAGGTTCGCCCCAATATCGCTGGCGGGAAAATATCGCATCGCGCTGTCTGTAATTGGTAGTTCCATGACCAATGCCGCGGTTTTCGATCTCATCGATTATTTTTGTTTTTGCATCGGTATAATTCAGTCCGTTCAAAAATTCCGAATTCACACACACCGAATCCTTCGAGTCAAAAGATTCTTCCTGAATATCTTTCTCATTATCGATGACATTGATAATAGGCAAATTAAATTTTTTCGCAAAGCGGTGATCCCGCTCGTCATGCGCCGGGACAGCCATCACCGCGCCGGTTCCATAACCCATCAAAACATAATCTGAAATATAGATCGGCATTTGTTCCTCCGTGAAAGGATTTAACGCATACGCTCCCGTAAAAGCACCGCTAACATTTTTAACGTCGGACATGCGGTCTCTTTCCGTCTTTTTCGATGTTTGTTCAATGTAATTTTCGACTTCGGATTTTTGTGTCTCGGTCGTCAAATTTTCCACCAAGGGATTTTCCGGTGCGAGAACCATAAAGGTGGCGCCAAAAATCGTATCGGGGCGGGTGGTGAAGACAGAAATCCTCACCCCAACCCTCTCCAAAGGAGAGGGAGTTAGAGTGTTTTCTAAATGATGGTTAATTTGTTCTAAAACAGAGCCCGTATTTTTTTCCACTTCTTTATTGGAAAAACGAAGCAATTTAAAGCCATAAAGCTCTAAATACTGTGCTCTTAAATCATCAGCGTTTTTTTTAGTCTGTTCTTGATGAGATCCTCCGTCAACTTCGATCACCAATTTTTTCTCTATACAAACGAAATCCGCAATGTAATCTGCAATGATATGCTGTCGTCGAAATTTATAACCAAGATTTCTGTTTCTTAACGACCGCCATAAAATATCTTCAGCTTTTGTAGGTTCTTTCCGCATCCCTTTCGCATACTGCAGCAGAACTTTAGAATGGTCACCTCCTGTCAAAAATTGAGGCTTCGAGTGTGTTTCTGAAGCGGCCCCCTCTCCTTTGGAGAGGGTTGGGGTGAGGACCTCAAAAGAAACCTGCGCTCCCTGAGATTTCCCGATCCAGTATTCCTGCGCATCTTTCAGCGGCTGCGGCCAGTCTAAGGTCTGAAGACCCTGCAATAATCTTTCGGAATAAGCAGTAATTCTCATGCTCCACTGCATCATTTTTTTCTGAAAAACAGGAAATCCGCCGCGTTCAGATTTTCCGTCTTTCACCTCATCATTCGCCAAAACAGTTCCTAATCCTGGACACCAGTTTACGGTAGTTTCAGCTCTGTAAGCCATACGGTAGTTCAGTAAAATGTCCTGTTGATCGGCTTCTGAAGCAGTGCTCCACTCCTCCGCGCTGAAACGGAGCGGTTCATTTTGGGAAGCGGATAGCTGATCCGTTCCATGATCTCTGAAATGCTGAATTAAAGTATGAATAGGTTCCGCGCTGTCCGTCGCTTTGTTGTACCAGGAATGGAAGAGCTGCACAAAAATCCATTGCGTCCATTTGTAATAGGCGGGATCGGAAGTTCTTACTTCACGGCTCCAGTCGAACGAAAAGCCAATTTTTCGCAACTGTTCTTCATACCGCGTGATATTAGCTTCCGTGGTAATCGCGGGGTGCGTGCCGGTTTGAATGGCATATTGTTCTGCCGGCAAACCAAAAGAATCGTAGCCGATGGGATGCAACACATTGAAACCTTCGTGACGTTTGTATCTCGCATAAATGTCGGAAGCGATGTATCCCAAAGGATGTCCCACGTGCAACCCCGCTCCCGACGGATATGGGAACATATCTAAAACATAAAACTTAGGCTTATCGGTGGTGTTCGGCGTTTTATAGGTCTGATTTTCTTTCCAGAATTTTTGCCACTTTTTTTCGATCGATTGATGGTCGTAAAACATTATTTAAATTGTATTTCCGTTAAATCTGCCCTGTATTCAAAACAGATGAATAATTGACAAATTTAAGGTTTTGAAATGAAAAAATCCTCACTAAAACAAGCGAGGATGATTTTGACTGTTCTCAGCCTGAAAAAGCCGATTTTAAATGCAGTTAATCTTTCGTTCTGCGGGCATAAAAAGTAGTTTTCACCTGCACGTTTGTTTCTCCCTGGAAATCATAATTTCCTACCAATTCATAAACCAGTTCCGAAGGTGTTAGTTTTACAACGCTGCCGGATTGGCTTGTACCGTCTTCATTTGTAATGGTTAAAATATTAGAATTGGTGTCATAAGTGTATGTAAAATTTGTTTCGTCCTGTAGGAAACAAGCATCATTCACATCGGCGTAGGTCTTGGAACTTCCTGTATTATTGTCGCTGAACGTGATGCGTCCTTTTTGCTGACAAGTGCTAAACTCGGTGGGTTGATCATAGGCTCCGGTCGTTAAGGTGGCTTTCTGATTTAGACGGTAAGGCTGCCATATTCCCACCAAATTCGGGTCTTCCATATTGTTGTTTTTATCGTCGTCGAGTCGGCAGGATTGTAAGGATACTGTTACAAATAAAAGTAAAATCGGCAAAAGCCAGACGAATGTTCCCGAAAGTCTGCTTTTGCGTCCCAATAATTTTTGGATTTGTGATTTCATAACTTTATTTTTTAGATTATGTTAAACCTTTTCAAGTTCTATGCCATAAATAGCAATAAGATATTTCAGATTTATATCTTTGTGCAAATGCCGTTCGATGCCCGAAATTTCTATTATTACGCCCTGTTTTAATTCATCTCCTTTTTTGGAAGAAACAATCCTGTCTGTTCTGCGTCAAAGCTTTACGGATTGGGAATGGCTCATCACGGACGATAATTCTACCGATAATTCCGTAGAAATCATCAAAAAAATCGATGACCCGCGAATCATTCTTTCTGTTCTGGACAAGAATCAGGGCGCCGGCAATGCGCGAAATAAATCTTTGGAAAAAGCCACCGGAAAATATATCACCTTTTTGGATGCTGATGATTTTTGGGAAGCCAATTTTCTGGACGAAATGATTGCTTTCATGAAAAAAGAAAACGCCGAACTCGCCTACTCCAATTATGCGAGGTGCGACGAAAATTTAACACCGAAAATCGCAGACTTTAAAGCAGATAAAGAAGTCACTTTCGATAACCTGTTAAAGACCTGCCGCCTTTCTTTGCTGAGTTCCATGTACGATTCGGAAAGGGTTGGCAAAGAATTTTTCCCTGCGGGAAGCAAACGTGAAGATCATGTGATGTGGCTTAATCTGCTGAAGAAAATTCCCGTGGGAAAACCGCTGCCCAAAACCATGGCGAAATACCGCATGCACGCAACAAGTGTTTCCCGCAGGAAAACGAATATTATGAAAGATCAATACCTTGTTTATAAAGATTATATGAAATTTTCAACTATAAAATCCTGGTATTACACGGGAAACTGGGCGCTGAATGGCTTTATGAAATACTCAAAAATTTTTAACTGATGGAATATTCGAAAGAATTTAAGGCTGCAATTTCCAATTTCACGTCGCAGGAAAAAGATAAACTCATCATTCGCCTCCTCAAAAAAGACCGTATTTTATCGCACCGGCTTTATTTTGAATTGATCGATGAGGAAACGGAAGACGACAAACGCAGCCAGATGGAAACTATTGTCAAAAATGAAGTGGAAACAGCGGCAAAAAGATACGGACGAACCAAATATTTTCTGCCAAACATTCGAAAGATCAGTGCAAAAATTACCGAGCATGTAAAGATAACGACAGATAAATTTGGCGAAGTTTCTTTAACCTTACTTCTGATTGCTGAAGTTTTAAAAAACATGCCTAAAACCGGCGACCATTACAAACTGTACATTTATCTCCTCAACAAAATTTACAGGTCGTTCATTTTAACGAGAAAACTTGATCCGGATTATTACCTCGAACTGAAAGAGGATTACAAAGCGGTGCACGACCTCATCATGGACAAT encodes:
- a CDS encoding biopolymer transporter ExbD produces the protein MAEVQVKDSGAKGGKVRSKKQVPHVDLTPMVDLAFLLITFFMLVTTFNKPNVMDLGLPAKPKDKQVDPKTEIDLSNSISLIIGKDNRIFYHQLDQAGLNDQTLQETTFDRNGITKVIEQAKAKAKDQTKFTVIIKPTDDAVYKNFVDMLDEMAITKNEIYGITEVKPWELAIYEKKVGGSGAAPATPTN
- a CDS encoding biopolymer transporter ExbD, producing MARVKPKRHNIRVDMTAMTDVSFLLLTFFILTAQFAKPDIETITTPSSISEKLLPDGSLMTILATTDGKFYFTPVENGTERIALLDAMGKKYGMTFTDKEKVAFSNAQSIGVPMNQLKGFLDLSDEDRKAYKSPNGIPMDSTKKELIDWVQQSLTVNPDYKLAIKGDVQTKYPKVKSLFEGLRDIDFLKFWLITSQETAQ
- a CDS encoding MotA/TolQ/ExbB proton channel family protein translates to MEMNVSNNEEQVVAKKVGGLNPALIIPILILIGIAIYLFVLGNPGNFKADPRLNGLSSVAFSGLETKELHPGDGFMGVIYMGGPIVPILISFMIIVIVFSIERALALKKASGKGNVDSFVLNVRRLLNQNKIDEAIEECDRQEGSVGNVVREGLTTYKALAHDTTMNKEQKMVALNKSIEEATTLEMPMLEKNMMILSTLGTVATLVALLGTVIGMIKAFSALGSGGGTPDSAALSIGISEALVNTALGIGTSAVAIILYNYFTSKIDGLTFKIDEIAMSIQQSFAEFH
- a CDS encoding DUF559 domain-containing protein, coding for MFYDHQSIEKKWQKFWKENQTYKTPNTTDKPKFYVLDMFPYPSGAGLHVGHPLGYIASDIYARYKRHEGFNVLHPIGYDSFGLPAEQYAIQTGTHPAITTEANITRYEEQLRKIGFSFDWSREVRTSDPAYYKWTQWIFVQLFHSWYNKATDSAEPIHTLIQHFRDHGTDQLSASQNEPLRFSAEEWSTASEADQQDILLNYRMAYRAETTVNWCPGLGTVLANDEVKDGKSERGGFPVFQKKMMQWSMRITAYSERLLQGLQTLDWPQPLKDAQEYWIGKSQGAQVSFEVLTPTLSKGEGAASETHSKPQFLTGGDHSKVLLQYAKGMRKEPTKAEDILWRSLRNRNLGYKFRRQHIIADYIADFVCIEKKLVIEVDGGSHQEQTKKNADDLRAQYLELYGFKLLRFSNKEVEKNTGSVLEQINHHLENTLTPSPLERVGVRISVFTTRPDTIFGATFMVLAPENPLVENLTTETQKSEVENYIEQTSKKTERDRMSDVKNVSGAFTGAYALNPFTEEQMPIYISDYVLMGYGTGAVMAVPAHDERDHRFAKKFNLPIINVIDNEKDIQEESFDSKDSVCVNSEFLNGLNYTDAKTKIIDEIENRGIGHGTTNYRQRDAIFSRQRYWGEPVPIYYKNGMPYSLPLSSLPLELPEVEKYLPTEDGDPPLGNAKTFAWDIINEKVVSTDLIDHVNVFPLELSTMPGWAGSSWYFLRYMDPHNTEFPVDKSLSDYWGQVDLYIGGSEHATGHLLYSRFWNMFLKDLGLTNHEEPFKKLINQGMILGMSAFVYRPVCNTGIFDKELNEYRDFKLPNIFISYKQWEEGVDSYKNLIPSSLIDKYGNDLIKALEYSDLQKIHVDVSLLKGTSDELDTDKFKSWRSEYADAEFILEDGKYICEREVEKMSKSKYNVVNPDDICEEYGADCLRLYEMFLGPLEQSKPWNTQGLSGVYGFLKKFYNLFYDGESLHISEEEPTKEEYKILHTLIKKVGYDIENFSFNTSVSQFMIAVNEFQKLKTNKRKILEPLAVLVSPYAPHISEELWRELGHRTTIEFEKFPVFEAKYLVEDEVQYPVSFNGKMKFKMALSSDLSADQIEEIAMKDQRVIDHLAGNTPRKVIIVPKKIINIVF
- a CDS encoding lipocalin family protein — translated: MKSQIQKLLGRKSRLSGTFVWLLPILLLFVTVSLQSCRLDDDKNNNMEDPNLVGIWQPYRLNQKATLTTGAYDQPTEFSTCQQKGRITFSDNNTGSSKTYADVNDACFLQDETNFTYTYDTNSNILTITNEDGTSQSGSVVKLTPSELVYELVGNYDFQGETNVQVKTTFYARRTKD
- a CDS encoding glycosyltransferase family 2 protein, which encodes MPEISIITPCFNSSPFLEETILSVLRQSFTDWEWLITDDNSTDNSVEIIKKIDDPRIILSVLDKNQGAGNARNKSLEKATGKYITFLDADDFWEANFLDEMIAFMKKENAELAYSNYARCDENLTPKIADFKADKEVTFDNLLKTCRLSLLSSMYDSERVGKEFFPAGSKREDHVMWLNLLKKIPVGKPLPKTMAKYRMHATSVSRRKTNIMKDQYLVYKDYMKFSTIKSWYYTGNWALNGFMKYSKIFN
- a CDS encoding deoxyuridine 5'-triphosphate nucleotidohydrolase, with the protein product MEYSKEFKAAISNFTSQEKDKLIIRLLKKDRILSHRLYFELIDEETEDDKRSQMETIVKNEVETAAKRYGRTKYFLPNIRKISAKITEHVKITTDKFGEVSLTLLLIAEVLKNMPKTGDHYKLYIYLLNKIYRSFILTRKLDPDYYLELKEDYKAVHDLIMDNKRLEDLTLHNGIFLSWFKPDNIPEHIDRILKDVKAEGLLR